A region of the Leptospira inadai serovar Lyme str. 10 genome:
GGCCAGAATGCTATCTCCGGAACAACAACCGGGAAGCCAACGCTTCTTTTGCTCCTCGTTCCCGTAGGCGGAGATGTACGGCGCAATTACGTCGTTATGGAGTGATACGAAAAAACCGCTGTTTCCGACTTTAGAAGATTCCTCTATTACAACTATATTATATAAGAAATCGGCTCCGGATCCTCCGTATTCTTCCGGAACATCCGGGCACAGTAAGCCGCTAGCTCCTGCCTTCCTCCAGAGTTCCTTGGGAACCATTCCCACTTTTTCCCATTCGTGATGGTGGGGCGCCACTTCCGTTTCAAAGAATTTGCGTGCCATGTCTCGGAACGCTTCATGTTCCTCGGTAAATTGCAGGACTCTTTCCATTAAATATTCCCTCGTAATTAGTAGACGGTGTTCATTCTCATGTAAACGCCCGGATTTCTCTTTATATACTGGATCAGCTCGTTCTGAGATATGGAATACAATTCAGTTTCCGACTCGGCAGTGAACGTGTAATTCGCGGCCAGTTTTTTAGAAATCGCGTAAATTTCACCGACGAAGTCTCCGTTGGTTAGATCGGCGAGTTTTTTACCGTTCTGATAAACGCTTACTTTTCCATCACGAATAATATAAGCTTCGTGGTAAAACGATTTTTCGTCGATTAGCACTGAACCAGCGTTCACTTTGGAAAGTCTCATGATCATTTCCAATTGAGTCACCTGATGACTGGTCAATCCCTTAAAATGACGGGATTCTATAAGAGTCTGCCAGGAGTTACTGTCCCGAATACTGTTCAGTCTAATTAAGTTTTGGCGAAGATCGGTGTTTCGAATAAATTGTAAGAACTTGTTCTTGTCTATAGTGAGCGCGACCACGTCGGTTTCCGCATATACGTCAGCCGCTCTCGGCAAATCCAACACCAAGGACGCCTCGCCGAAATACTCGTATTGACCGTACCGCTTCACCGGGACTTGCTCGGATGAGGTTTCTAGACCTTCGAATTTCACGTTGCCCGAGGCAATAATATAAAATTTATCGCCTAACGTGCCTTTTCGAATGATATGATCTCCGCGCTTATATCTCTCCTCTCTTACGATCAGTAAAAATTCCTTCGCCTTTTCGATCGCAAAACCGCTAAAGATATCGATTTGGCTCAGGATATCCAGCAGGTTATATGCTTCGATATGCTTGGGAGGAGTGATTTCCGGATATAGAGTATTTTCAATTCCGAATTTCGCAAGATTCAATTTAGTTCCGGGAGGCATGTCCTTCCGGGCAATATGATACACTGTGATCTTTTCCTGAACCTCGGACGGCAAACTCGCCAAATAACTGATTCTAGTATGTAACGGAGGAATTCCCGCTTCGTGATAGATCACTCTTCGGTCCCAAGGAAACTGCTTTAGAAACTTCCAGCGCGATTCCGGCAGAACCCCGTCCTTATACATTTTATCATGAATTTCCGGCTCGTTCAAATGATCGGAAGTATAAACGAAAGACTGGTCTTGAAAAAAGAATTCGAACCCTACCGACGGAATGGAATGCAGTGCATAATGAAAATTGAATTCTCCCCCCATGATCATCGACGGTCTTCCGATAATGATCGGTTGAAAATTAAATAATTCCAGCAGTTCCTTTTTCGGGATCTTGGTAAGGGAGGAATATTTTCTGAGAAAACTTTCCATTACCGTCGCGGTAGCATGAATGGTGATTTTAGTTTCTTCCAGGATTTTCTGAAAAGTTCCCGCATCATGATCGGCGTGACAATGCGTTAGAATTACGTGATTAATCAATTTCGGATTTACGTTGGAACTCCTCAGCCATTCGGTCGAATTGACGGGAGGGTCCACCATTATTCCTTGATGATTCAACCAAATGATAAAGCCGGAAGTATTATCCTCGGGATCAAATCCATGCGAAGGACCTAAACAAGTAATTCCTAATAGAGGCGGCTGAAACGGCTCTTTCAGTCGAGCGCCAATATCGTATTTTATATTGAACCCTACTTCTCCGGGTAATTCCGTTTCCTTGTTTCCGTCCGTAATTCGAAAATCGCCCGAAGGAAGCTTATGAACGATTACTTTACCGAGCGTGACCATATCGTCCGAAGCAAAAACCTTAAAATCGACCACATCATCCAAGCCCTTATAGCTTCGAAAGTAGGCCATCTCCGCCTTCATATCCGGAAATCCGAAAGACTCGGCTCCGTTCAAATATTCCGACTCCAAATTAATCTCTTCCGGACCCATTAAAGATTCTTTAAGTACGGTGATAAGCTGTTTCCGTTGTTCCTCGGTACAAATGATCGTGGTCTTTCTTTGGCGAAGGAAGAAATTGAAATAAATGGGAAATTCCAGTTCTGCGGTGCTGATTCCCTTTTCTACATGAAAGAACTTGTTAGGCAAAATAAAAACGAGGGGCGTTTTTTTCTCGGCCATCGTATCCTTGATGGTTTCGGGAGGCGACCCGATTTGAAAAAAGCCCTCGCTCGTTTCAACGAGATAGCCTCCACGTTGAAGCTCGATATATTCCCTAGACTGTTCTTTTAGCATGAAAGATTCCCGACGAATCGCTCTCAGAAGCGTATTTTATTTGTGCCTTTCTATAAAATTTTTGATCTGCGCCTTAGGTAACGCGCCTATGATCTTATCGACTAACTGTCCTTCCTTAAAAAGAAGTAATGTAGGTAAAGATTGGATTCCTAATTTTTGAGCCGTATCCTGGTTATCGTCCACGTTCAATTTCTTGATTTTCAAAACGTCGGTAAGTTCGTTCGAAAGTTCCTCGAGAACGGGGGTGACCATTCGACAGGGGCCGCACCATTCTGCCCAACAGTCCACTAGGACCATTCCACCGGAGATTTCAGTATTAAAAGTTGCGTCGTTGATTTCGGACAATGCCATGGGTTTGTTTTCTACTCCTTTTTTTCCCACTCTTTATAACAAATAGGACGGGTCTATTTCTTCTTTTTCTTCTTTTCCTTCTCGGCTTCGAGAGATTCCACTTTTTCTTTTAAGGATTCTATCAAAGTTTTCGTCTTGCCGAGATCTTCCGTTTCGCCTGTTATCTGTAGAATTTTCCTGTTTACTTCCAAAAGAACGATGGACTTTTTAAGATCGCCTACATCCTGCGTAGATAAATCGAATTTTGCCCGATATTCTTGGGCTGCAAAGTTACACAGTTCCAAAATCAGGTTATAGTGTTCTTGACGGGGATAATAATACGGGTTCTCCAAGTCTCTTTCCTTCTCGAAAGCCCTGAAGTCAAAAAGATTCTTACTAAGAATGGCTATTTTAAAATGGATTTCGGGAAAACTCCACTTCCACTTCGAATTGGATCCGAACGCTTCGATCGTTTTACTAGTCGAAAGACGAAGTCCCTTAACATAATTCAATCTCTGAAGCGGATTAAATTCCGGAATTTTGACAAGAAGATCCTTATTCTCCGCCAAACTTCCTTCAAAATCCGAGCCGACTACTTTCTCCATAAAGGAGATCGCGTTATAAATTTCCTTTCTCCCCTGGTTCAAATACGTATCCGACTTCAGATCCAGAATCGCCACCGAGATTTCGTTAATCAGTAGGCAGGTATTGATATTCTTGATCGAATTCAATGAGAGCGCTATATTGAAATAAGGCTCCATTTTCGCATCCTTCCGGGACTGCGCTTTAAGAAGATTTCCTTCCTTTTTTAAATCATCCAAATACGCACGGAAGTCCGAAAGCTTTTCCTGAAATTCCTGCTTTTGTTCCTTGGTTAAGGCCATTTATTTATACCTGCACGTTAATAATGCTGCCTGTGGAAAGTGCATACATATAATCGGAATTTTGGGTCTTGTCTTCCTTTTTATCCTCGTCTTCCCTGGCCGCTTCCGAACCCGGTTGAATAACGGGTGGAGCGGAATAAATCGCATCAAAAACCGGCGGTTCGACTCTCATTTCCAAACTCCTTGGTCCCAATAGGCTCTCCTAGAATTATCGGTTCCTTACTACTATCTATTTGACA
Encoded here:
- a CDS encoding cAMP/cGMP-dependent 3',5'-cyclic-AMP/GMP phosphodiesterase, whose product is MLKEQSREYIELQRGGYLVETSEGFFQIGSPPETIKDTMAEKKTPLVFILPNKFFHVEKGISTAELEFPIYFNFFLRQRKTTIICTEEQRKQLITVLKESLMGPEEINLESEYLNGAESFGFPDMKAEMAYFRSYKGLDDVVDFKVFASDDMVTLGKVIVHKLPSGDFRITDGNKETELPGEVGFNIKYDIGARLKEPFQPPLLGITCLGPSHGFDPEDNTSGFIIWLNHQGIMVDPPVNSTEWLRSSNVNPKLINHVILTHCHADHDAGTFQKILEETKITIHATATVMESFLRKYSSLTKIPKKELLELFNFQPIIIGRPSMIMGGEFNFHYALHSIPSVGFEFFFQDQSFVYTSDHLNEPEIHDKMYKDGVLPESRWKFLKQFPWDRRVIYHEAGIPPLHTRISYLASLPSEVQEKITVYHIARKDMPPGTKLNLAKFGIENTLYPEITPPKHIEAYNLLDILSQIDIFSGFAIEKAKEFLLIVREERYKRGDHIIRKGTLGDKFYIIASGNVKFEGLETSSEQVPVKRYGQYEYFGEASLVLDLPRAADVYAETDVVALTIDKNKFLQFIRNTDLRQNLIRLNSIRDSNSWQTLIESRHFKGLTSHQVTQLEMIMRLSKVNAGSVLIDEKSFYHEAYIIRDGKVSVYQNGKKLADLTNGDFVGEIYAISKKLAANYTFTAESETELYSISQNELIQYIKRNPGVYMRMNTVY
- the trxA gene encoding thioredoxin, whose amino-acid sequence is MALSEINDATFNTEISGGMVLVDCWAEWCGPCRMVTPVLEELSNELTDVLKIKKLNVDDNQDTAQKLGIQSLPTLLLFKEGQLVDKIIGALPKAQIKNFIERHK